In Campylobacter sp. MIT 99-7217, a genomic segment contains:
- a CDS encoding RNA degradosome polyphosphate kinase has translation MQNSPQMFLNRELSWLAFNSRVLDQCSKDIPLLEKLKFIAIYCTNLDEFYMIRVAGLKQLFSAGITISGVDEMTPLMQLKEIRKYLHKEKAKLEYYFKEVVHALEKENLFIRAYEKLDEGLKQKCNEYFFSHIFPVIVPIAVDSTHPFPHLNNLSFALAVKLCDQSHEDMIKFGMIRIPRVLPRFYQVQNNIYVPIESIVQRHVEEIFPGYKLLASVAFRVTRNADMAIEEEEADDFMMILEQGLKLRRKGAFVRLQIQKGADEEIVQFLNTHMKIFHKDVYEYSTLLNLPQLWQIAGNKTFINLLSPSYTPKVLPPFNENLSIFECIDKQDILLFHPYESFDPVYKFIKEASTDPRVISIRMTLYRVEKNSNIVQALIDAASEGKQVTVMVELKARFDEENNLHWAKALEEAGAHVIYGITGFKVHAKLAQVIRKEGEELKFYMHLGTGNYNANTARIYTDVSYFTRGVDFAQDTTSFFHILSGFNKNRRLQVLSMSPNQIKERILEMIGVEIGKGKEGAIIAKMNSLVDSDVINALYEASKAGVSIQLIIRGICCLRVGEEYSQNIKVRSIVGKYLEHARIFYFKHSLPNYFISSADLMPRNLERRLELMTPIFDENLKAKLAQILHLQLSDTELAYELQKDGSYERVKKINDKTMNSQEKLEEYVGRIFKTLKKDRDQSRAKRLASRLFRDN, from the coding sequence ATGCAAAATAGCCCTCAAATGTTTTTAAATCGTGAGCTTTCTTGGCTTGCTTTTAATTCTCGCGTACTTGATCAGTGTTCTAAGGATATACCCTTACTTGAAAAATTGAAATTTATTGCTATTTATTGCACGAATTTAGATGAGTTTTATATGATAAGGGTTGCTGGGCTTAAACAACTTTTCTCGGCTGGCATTACTATTAGTGGAGTTGATGAGATGACTCCTTTAATGCAGTTAAAAGAAATCCGCAAATATCTACATAAGGAAAAAGCAAAATTAGAGTATTATTTTAAAGAGGTCGTTCATGCTTTAGAAAAAGAAAATCTTTTTATAAGAGCTTATGAAAAATTAGATGAAGGTTTGAAGCAAAAATGCAATGAGTATTTTTTTTCGCATATTTTTCCTGTTATCGTGCCTATTGCTGTTGATTCTACTCACCCTTTTCCACATTTAAATAATCTTTCTTTTGCTCTAGCTGTAAAGCTTTGTGATCAAAGTCATGAGGATATGATCAAATTTGGAATGATACGAATTCCTCGTGTTTTGCCAAGATTTTATCAGGTTCAAAACAATATTTATGTTCCTATTGAAAGTATAGTTCAAAGGCATGTTGAGGAGATTTTTCCGGGATACAAGCTTTTAGCTTCAGTTGCTTTTAGGGTAACTAGAAATGCTGATATGGCGATCGAAGAAGAAGAAGCAGATGATTTTATGATGATACTTGAGCAGGGTTTAAAACTTCGTAGAAAAGGGGCATTTGTAAGACTTCAAATCCAAAAAGGAGCTGATGAGGAGATCGTTCAATTTCTCAATACCCATATGAAAATTTTTCATAAAGATGTTTATGAGTATTCTACTTTGCTTAATTTACCCCAACTTTGGCAAATCGCTGGAAACAAAACCTTTATTAATTTACTTAGTCCTTCTTATACGCCTAAGGTCTTGCCTCCTTTTAATGAAAATTTATCTATTTTTGAGTGTATTGATAAACAAGATATTTTACTTTTTCACCCTTATGAGAGTTTTGATCCTGTGTATAAATTTATCAAAGAAGCAAGCACTGATCCTAGGGTTATTTCCATAAGAATGACGCTTTATAGGGTGGAAAAAAATTCAAATATAGTCCAAGCTCTTATAGATGCTGCAAGTGAGGGCAAACAAGTAACGGTTATGGTAGAACTTAAGGCTCGTTTTGATGAGGAAAATAACTTGCACTGGGCAAAAGCACTTGAAGAAGCTGGTGCTCATGTGATTTATGGCATTACAGGCTTTAAGGTGCATGCTAAGCTAGCTCAGGTGATCCGCAAAGAAGGCGAGGAGCTTAAATTTTACATGCATCTTGGAACAGGAAATTATAATGCAAATACAGCAAGAATATATACTGATGTGAGTTATTTCACTAGAGGCGTTGATTTTGCTCAGGATACAACAAGTTTTTTTCATATCCTAAGTGGTTTTAATAAAAATCGCCGTTTGCAAGTACTTTCAATGAGTCCAAATCAAATCAAAGAGCGAATTTTAGAAATGATAGGCGTTGAGATTGGTAAGGGCAAGGAGGGTGCTATCATAGCCAAGATGAACTCCTTAGTTGATAGTGATGTGATTAACGCCTTGTATGAGGCAAGTAAGGCTGGAGTGAGTATACAGCTTATTATCCGCGGAATTTGCTGTTTAAGGGTTGGTGAGGAATATAGCCAAAATATCAAGGTTCGTTCGATAGTGGGTAAATATCTTGAGCATGCGAGGATTTTTTATTTTAAGCATAGTTTGCCAAATTATTTTATTTCAAGTGCTGATTTGATGCCAAGAAATTTAGAACGAAGACTTGAGTTAATGACACCTATTTTTGATGAAAATTTAAAGGCTAAATTAGCTCAAATTTTACACTTGCAACTCAGCGATACAGAGCTAGCTTATGAGCTTCAAAAAGATGGAAGTTATGAAAGGGTAAAGAAAATAAACGATAAGACAATGAATAGTCAAGAAAAGCTTGAAGAATATGTGGGACGAATTTTTAAAACCCTTAAAAAAGACCGCGATCAAAGTAGAGCCAAAAGGCTTGCTTCAAGGCTTTTTAGAGATAATTAA
- the rplA gene encoding 50S ribosomal protein L1, which produces MSKITKRLKELSQKVDKNKEYALNEAIDTIKGLASAKFDETVEIALKLNVDPRHADQMVRGSVVLPAGTGKKVRVAVIAKDAKADEAQAAGADIVGSDDLVEEIQKGNMNFDVLIATPNLMGLVGKVGRILGPKGLMPNPKTGTVTMDVAQAVNNAKSGQVNFRVDKQGNIHAGLGKVSFSKEQLNNNIQTFVKAINKHKPATAKGRYIKTAALSLTMSPSLSLETQELLDMK; this is translated from the coding sequence ATGTCTAAAATTACAAAAAGATTAAAAGAGTTATCACAAAAGGTTGATAAAAACAAAGAGTATGCTTTAAATGAAGCTATTGATACTATCAAGGGTTTAGCCTCTGCTAAATTTGATGAGACTGTTGAGATTGCTTTAAAGCTTAATGTTGATCCAAGACATGCTGATCAAATGGTTAGAGGTTCAGTTGTTTTACCAGCAGGTACAGGCAAAAAAGTACGCGTAGCAGTTATAGCAAAAGATGCAAAGGCTGATGAAGCTCAAGCTGCTGGTGCGGATATAGTGGGAAGTGATGATTTGGTGGAAGAAATTCAAAAAGGAAATATGAATTTTGATGTATTAATCGCAACTCCAAATTTAATGGGTCTTGTTGGTAAAGTGGGTCGTATTTTAGGACCAAAGGGACTTATGCCAAATCCAAAAACAGGCACGGTTACCATGGATGTGGCACAAGCTGTTAATAATGCAAAAAGTGGGCAGGTTAATTTCCGTGTAGATAAACAAGGAAATATCCATGCAGGGCTTGGTAAAGTGAGCTTTTCTAAGGAACAATTAAATAATAATATCCAAACCTTTGTTAAGGCGATCAACAAGCATAAGCCCGCTACTGCTAAGGGAAGATATATCAAAACAGCAGCCCTATCTTTAACCATGAGTCCTTCTTTAAGTCTTGAAACCCAAGAACTTTTAGATATGAAATAA
- a CDS encoding SH3 domain-containing C40 family peptidase — protein MRFKILNFAFFLNFFVFFMIACSTKTTTKTPITQNNTYSPQEQGQEEYFVDPYTYKDKSFVDLLDQFRGFDVDMKAQYHHYMSTFFDPWNDHLRRRKFDINKIFWAFGGYLNPNKEYYFFSKIPIPKSFFEKALDNANKKAFLSVSKKALLIRNSFSKNIPVNTEILLDPLQAGEGVPFDYAMDSALNAGTPVFISHYTKDKQFALVYSFLGWGFVRADDLELFNEKRVQIYKKLQFITPLYEKKPILSIEGKFLFETRIGAIYPFYKSDAHFYYGKIGKNSYKIPKNEASSFPLQANDANLKRMMKELVGLPYGWGGYGFERDCSLLTRDIFGSFGVFLPRNSYAQALSFTNLDISTLNNEQKLKFIAKYAKAYQSLLYLKGHITLYVGKVEDKELMFHSIWGLRSKENGRLLIGSSAFTPLDVGSEDKRVKQADLILSRMSMLSIFGLSEAEKKTLQEELLKLAH, from the coding sequence ATGCGTTTTAAAATTTTAAATTTTGCATTTTTTTTGAATTTTTTTGTTTTTTTTATGATAGCATGTTCTACTAAAACAACTACAAAAACACCAATAACACAAAATAACACTTATTCACCACAAGAGCAAGGACAAGAAGAATATTTTGTTGATCCTTACACTTATAAAGATAAAAGTTTTGTTGATTTGCTCGATCAATTTAGAGGTTTTGATGTAGATATGAAAGCGCAGTATCATCACTATATGTCTACATTTTTTGATCCTTGGAACGATCATTTGCGTAGGAGAAAATTTGATATAAATAAAATTTTTTGGGCTTTTGGAGGCTATTTAAACCCTAATAAAGAATATTATTTTTTTAGCAAAATTCCTATCCCTAAGAGTTTTTTTGAAAAAGCCTTAGACAATGCAAACAAAAAAGCCTTTCTAAGCGTGAGCAAAAAAGCCTTACTTATAAGAAATTCTTTTAGTAAAAATATCCCTGTAAATACTGAAATTTTGCTTGATCCCCTCCAAGCTGGAGAAGGAGTGCCATTTGATTATGCTATGGATAGTGCTTTAAATGCCGGAACTCCTGTTTTTATCAGTCATTATACTAAGGATAAGCAGTTTGCTTTGGTGTATTCGTTTTTAGGCTGGGGCTTTGTAAGAGCTGATGATTTGGAACTTTTTAACGAAAAAAGAGTGCAAATTTATAAAAAACTTCAATTCATTACCCCACTTTATGAAAAAAAACCTATTTTAAGTATAGAGGGTAAATTTTTGTTTGAAACAAGGATAGGGGCTATCTATCCTTTTTATAAAAGTGATGCCCATTTTTACTATGGAAAGATAGGAAAAAACAGCTATAAAATACCCAAAAACGAGGCTTCTTCCTTTCCTCTTCAAGCAAATGATGCAAATTTAAAACGCATGATGAAAGAGCTTGTGGGACTTCCTTATGGTTGGGGTGGATATGGTTTTGAAAGGGATTGTTCTTTGCTTACAAGAGATATTTTTGGAAGTTTTGGGGTATTTTTACCAAGAAATTCCTATGCTCAAGCACTCAGCTTTACTAATCTTGATATTAGTACTTTAAATAACGAACAAAAACTTAAATTTATAGCCAAGTATGCTAAAGCTTATCAAAGTTTGTTATATCTTAAAGGACATATCACGCTTTATGTGGGTAAAGTGGAGGATAAAGAGTTGATGTTTCATAGCATTTGGGGTTTAAGAAGTAAAGAAAATGGACGCTTACTCATAGGATCTTCTGCTTTTACTCCTCTTGATGTGGGTAGTGAGGATAAGAGAGTAAAGCAAGCTGATCTCATACTTTCTAGAATGAGCATGCTAAGTATTTTTGGACTTAGTGAGGCTGAGAAAAAAACCTTACAAGAAGAGCTTTTAAAACTAGCTCATTAA
- the nusG gene encoding transcription termination/antitermination protein NusG, with product MGSHKWYAIQTYAGSEMAVKRAIENLIRDNGIEEQIKEVVVPTEDVIEFKNGKEKISERSLYSGYVFAYVDLSTELWHRIQSLPKVGRFIGESKKPTPLSEKDIKLILEKVQNKAAPKPKISFEEGENVRIVEGPFANFTGIIEEYDMVRGLLKLNVSIFGRSTPVEILHSQVEKIV from the coding sequence ATGGGGTCGCATAAGTGGTATGCTATACAAACTTATGCAGGAAGTGAAATGGCAGTTAAAAGAGCCATTGAAAATCTAATTCGTGATAATGGTATAGAAGAGCAGATTAAAGAAGTTGTCGTACCTACTGAAGATGTGATTGAGTTTAAAAATGGAAAAGAAAAGATAAGCGAAAGGAGCTTGTATTCAGGCTATGTATTTGCTTATGTTGATTTAAGTACCGAGCTTTGGCATAGAATTCAGTCTTTGCCTAAGGTTGGTAGGTTTATTGGAGAAAGTAAAAAGCCTACTCCTTTGAGTGAAAAAGATATCAAGTTGATTTTAGAAAAGGTTCAAAATAAGGCAGCGCCAAAGCCAAAAATTTCATTTGAAGAAGGCGAAAATGTTCGTATAGTCGAGGGACCTTTTGCAAATTTTACCGGTATTATCGAAGAATACGATATGGTTAGAGGCTTACTTAAGTTAAATGTATCGATATTTGGGCGTTCTACGCCTGTTGAAATCTTACATTCTCAAGTTGAGAAAATAGTTTAA
- the secE gene encoding preprotein translocase subunit SecE, with the protein MEKLITYFRLSKVELRKVIFPLKEQVRNAFITVLVVVFVVALFLWIVDLIMSSLLSLVVG; encoded by the coding sequence ATGGAAAAATTAATAACTTATTTTAGATTATCAAAGGTAGAGTTAAGAAAGGTTATTTTCCCTCTCAAAGAGCAGGTTAGAAATGCTTTTATTACTGTTTTAGTGGTTGTTTTTGTCGTGGCTTTATTTTTGTGGATAGTGGATTTAATCATGTCATCGTTACTATCTTTGGTTGTAGGTTAA
- the rplK gene encoding 50S ribosomal protein L11, translating to MAKKVVGEIKLHIAATKANPSPPVGPALGQQGVNIMEFCKAFNERTKDMAGFNIPVVITVYADKSFTFITKQPPATDLIKKAAGISKGADNPLKNKVGKLTKKQVLEIVDKKLADLNTKDKEQAAKIIAGSARSMGVEIVD from the coding sequence ATGGCTAAAAAAGTGGTCGGTGAAATCAAATTGCATATTGCTGCGACAAAGGCAAATCCATCACCTCCTGTAGGTCCTGCTCTTGGACAACAAGGTGTGAATATCATGGAGTTTTGTAAGGCTTTTAATGAAAGAACAAAAGATATGGCAGGTTTTAATATCCCTGTTGTGATCACTGTGTATGCAGATAAAAGCTTTACATTTATCACAAAGCAGCCTCCTGCAACAGATCTTATCAAAAAGGCAGCAGGCATTAGCAAGGGAGCAGATAATCCACTTAAAAATAAAGTAGGAAAGCTTACTAAGAAACAAGTTTTAGAAATAGTTGATAAGAAGCTTGCTGATTTAAATACCAAAGATAAGGAACAAGCTGCTAAGATTATAGCAGGTTCAGCTCGTTCTATGGGTGTTGAAATCGTTGATTAA
- the rplL gene encoding 50S ribosomal protein L7/L12, translating into MAISKEDVLEYISNLSVLELSELVKEFEEKFGVSAAPVVVAGAGGGGGGGAAAEEKTEFNIVLTDAGAKKIEVIKVVRALTGLGLKEAKDATEQTPSVLKEGVNKAEAEEAKKQLEEAGAKVELK; encoded by the coding sequence ATGGCAATTTCTAAAGAAGATGTATTAGAATATATTTCAAATTTGAGTGTTCTTGAGCTTTCAGAGCTTGTGAAAGAATTTGAAGAAAAATTTGGTGTTTCAGCTGCCCCTGTTGTTGTAGCAGGTGCTGGCGGTGGCGGTGGCGGTGGTGCTGCTGCAGAAGAAAAGACTGAATTTAATATCGTTTTAACCGATGCAGGAGCTAAGAAAATCGAGGTTATTAAGGTAGTAAGAGCTCTTACAGGGCTTGGTCTTAAGGAAGCTAAAGATGCCACAGAGCAAACCCCATCAGTTCTTAAAGAAGGTGTAAATAAGGCTGAAGCTGAAGAAGCTAAAAAACAACTTGAAGAAGCTGGAGCTAAAGTAGAGCTTAAATAA
- a CDS encoding ATP-dependent RecD-like DNA helicase, whose product MNLVNKLKEILKHNHVFLSGGAGVGKSYLTNELKKDYKQSAKEIAVLGSTAISAFNVGGFTLHSFFAFGICTNLNELMALDKKQKEKLKKLRKILQKLELIIIDEISMVSASVFEMIDFRLKDADFKGKMLVVGDFCQLPPIQNAKQEKNHLFSRAYYAFSSSAWQNFNFVNILLHLPKRTQNEEFYTHLLALRESKLDEKQACYFEQFIIKTQDYERLDDDFTLLCGINKKVDCINESKLSKLEGKLYTFKARVQKFDQSLDDKSIERWIKGLSVLDELKLKVGAKIIFCANNWELNYYNGEQGLVDDIFEEDGEIFIQILKSNGVHITLEPFAFTLEDLFADDLEDHVRAKLYQFPIKLAYAITIHKSQGMSIQKLICDIDHIFENGQLYVAISRAIDPKTLKILYSRTQNFKEYFLHSAKIDEEVLEFYKKNEFLYLEDLDKI is encoded by the coding sequence ATGAATTTAGTAAATAAACTTAAAGAAATTTTAAAACATAATCATGTCTTTTTAAGTGGTGGAGCTGGAGTTGGAAAATCTTATCTTACGAATGAGCTTAAAAAAGACTATAAACAAAGCGCTAAAGAAATAGCCGTTCTTGGCTCAACAGCAATTTCAGCCTTTAATGTAGGTGGATTCACTCTGCACAGCTTCTTTGCCTTTGGAATTTGCACAAATTTAAATGAACTTATGGCTTTGGATAAAAAACAAAAAGAAAAACTCAAAAAGCTAAGGAAAATTCTTCAAAAACTTGAACTCATCATCATTGATGAAATTTCTATGGTCAGTGCAAGTGTGTTTGAGATGATTGATTTTAGGTTAAAAGATGCTGATTTTAAAGGCAAAATGCTTGTTGTGGGCGATTTTTGCCAGCTACCGCCCATACAAAATGCAAAACAAGAAAAAAATCATCTTTTTTCTAGGGCTTACTACGCATTTTCTTCTAGTGCATGGCAAAATTTTAATTTCGTAAATATCCTCTTACACTTACCAAAAAGAACGCAAAATGAAGAATTCTACACACATTTACTCGCCCTAAGAGAAAGTAAGCTTGATGAAAAGCAGGCTTGTTATTTTGAACAATTTATAATTAAAACCCAAGATTATGAACGCTTAGATGATGATTTTACCTTACTTTGCGGGATTAATAAAAAAGTTGATTGTATCAATGAAAGCAAGCTTAGCAAACTTGAGGGAAAACTTTATACCTTTAAAGCAAGGGTGCAAAAATTTGATCAAAGCTTAGATGATAAGAGTATTGAGCGTTGGATAAAAGGGCTTAGTGTTTTAGATGAGCTAAAGCTTAAGGTGGGAGCGAAGATTATTTTTTGTGCAAATAACTGGGAATTAAATTATTACAATGGAGAACAAGGGCTTGTTGATGATATCTTTGAAGAAGACGGGGAAATTTTTATACAAATTTTAAAGAGCAATGGCGTTCATATTACCTTAGAGCCTTTTGCTTTTACGCTTGAGGATTTGTTTGCAGATGATTTAGAAGATCATGTTCGTGCAAAACTTTATCAATTTCCCATAAAACTAGCCTACGCTATAACCATACATAAATCACAAGGTATGAGCATTCAAAAGCTTATTTGCGACATTGATCATATTTTTGAAAATGGGCAGCTTTATGTGGCTATTTCAAGAGCTATAGATCCAAAAACATTAAAAATTCTTTATTCAAGAACACAAAATTTTAAAGAATACTTTTTGCATTCTGCAAAGATCGATGAAGAAGTGCTTGAATTTTATAAAAAGAATGAGTTTTTGTATTTAGAGGATTTAGATAAAATATAA
- the rpmG gene encoding 50S ribosomal protein L33 → MRVKIGLKCEETGDINYSTYKNSKNTTEKLELKKYCPRLKKHTLHKEVKLKS, encoded by the coding sequence ATGAGAGTAAAAATCGGTTTAAAATGTGAAGAGACAGGCGATATTAATTATAGCACTTATAAAAATAGCAAAAACACAACTGAAAAGTTAGAATTAAAAAAGTATTGCCCAAGACTTAAAAAACATACACTTCATAAAGAAGTTAAACTGAAAAGCTAA
- the rplJ gene encoding 50S ribosomal protein L10: MTKNEKIKIVSALEEGFKKSEAIIVCNYKGLSTKKLEVLRENARENGVKVQIIKNTLANIALNNADKKGLELKDTNIYLWGEDQLSVCKVASKFEDDNEQFNIKSAFIETEVADVAKVKALAKMPSRNELLAMLLQVWNAPITNFTIGLNALKNKKETEN, from the coding sequence ATGACCAAAAATGAAAAGATTAAAATCGTTTCTGCTTTAGAAGAGGGTTTTAAAAAGAGCGAAGCTATTATTGTTTGTAATTATAAGGGCTTAAGCACTAAAAAACTTGAAGTTTTGCGTGAAAATGCAAGGGAAAATGGCGTTAAGGTGCAAATCATCAAGAACACCTTAGCAAATATAGCCTTAAATAATGCGGATAAAAAGGGACTTGAACTTAAAGATACAAATATTTATCTTTGGGGCGAGGATCAGTTAAGTGTTTGTAAAGTTGCTTCTAAATTTGAAGATGATAATGAGCAATTTAACATTAAATCCGCTTTCATTGAAACAGAAGTAGCAGATGTAGCCAAGGTTAAAGCTCTTGCTAAGATGCCTTCAAGAAATGAGTTGCTTGCTATGCTTTTGCAAGTATGGAATGCGCCAATCACCAATTTTACTATTGGTTTAAATGCGCTTAAAAATAAAAAAGAAACAGAAAATTAA
- the tuf gene encoding elongation factor Tu has protein sequence MAKEKFSRNKPHVNIGTIGHVDHGKTTLTAAISAVLSRKGLAELKDYDNIDNAPEEKERGITIATSHIEYETENRHYAHVDCPGHADYVKNMITGAAQMDGAILVVSAADGPMPQTREHILLSRQVGVPYIVVFMNKADMVDDAELLELVEMEIRELLSSYDFPGDDTPIISGSALKALEEAKAGQDGEWSAKVMDLMAAVDSYIPTPVRDTDKDFLMPIEDVFSISGRGTVVTGRIEKGIVKVGDTIEIVGIKDTQTTTVTGVEMFRKEMDQGEAGDNVGVLLRGTKKEEVLRGMVLAKPKSITPHTEFEAEVYILNKDEGGRHTPFFNNYRPQFYVRTTDVTGSIKLAEGTEMVMPGENVRITVTLIAPVALEDGTRFAIREGGHTVGSGVVSKIIK, from the coding sequence ATGGCTAAAGAAAAATTTTCTCGTAATAAGCCACATGTAAATATTGGAACTATCGGTCATGTCGACCATGGTAAAACAACCTTGACAGCTGCTATTTCTGCTGTTCTTTCAAGAAAAGGTTTGGCGGAGCTTAAAGATTATGATAATATCGATAATGCTCCAGAAGAAAAAGAGCGTGGTATTACTATTGCTACTTCTCACATCGAGTATGAGACTGAAAATCGCCACTATGCACATGTGGATTGTCCGGGACACGCTGATTATGTTAAAAACATGATCACAGGTGCTGCTCAAATGGATGGAGCTATACTAGTTGTTTCAGCAGCTGATGGTCCTATGCCTCAAACAAGAGAGCATATCTTACTTTCTCGCCAAGTTGGTGTGCCTTATATCGTTGTATTTATGAATAAGGCTGATATGGTTGATGATGCTGAGCTTTTGGAACTTGTTGAAATGGAAATTAGAGAGCTTTTAAGTTCTTATGATTTTCCGGGCGATGATACTCCTATCATCTCAGGATCTGCTTTGAAAGCTTTAGAAGAAGCAAAAGCTGGACAAGATGGAGAGTGGTCTGCTAAGGTCATGGATCTTATGGCTGCGGTTGATAGCTATATCCCAACTCCTGTTCGTGATACTGATAAAGACTTTTTGATGCCTATTGAAGATGTTTTCTCTATCTCAGGTCGTGGAACAGTTGTAACAGGTAGAATAGAAAAAGGTATAGTAAAGGTGGGCGATACTATCGAGATCGTAGGTATCAAGGATACTCAAACAACAACTGTTACAGGTGTTGAAATGTTTAGAAAAGAAATGGATCAAGGCGAGGCTGGCGATAATGTTGGCGTATTGCTTCGTGGAACAAAAAAAGAAGAGGTTCTAAGAGGTATGGTTCTTGCTAAACCAAAATCAATCACTCCTCATACAGAATTTGAAGCTGAGGTTTATATCTTAAATAAAGATGAAGGTGGTCGTCATACTCCATTCTTTAATAACTATAGACCGCAATTTTATGTTAGAACAACAGATGTTACAGGTTCAATCAAACTTGCTGAGGGTACAGAAATGGTTATGCCGGGCGAAAATGTTCGTATTACCGTAACTTTGATTGCTCCAGTAGCCCTTGAAGATGGAACTCGCTTTGCGATCCGTGAAGGTGGACATACTGTAGGATCAGGTGTTGTTTCTAAAATTATTAAATAA
- a CDS encoding YaaA family protein, with amino-acid sequence MKILFAPSEAKNKSSSFEAINEKSFIFEDLFAKRLEAINAYNDFVFNANFAELSELFGLKEEKEILKFKQNILKLPTQKAIQRYSGVSFKHLDYESLDIRAKTYIDESVLIFSNLFGAILAKDKIPFYKFKQGAKIKNFEIEKFYKQHFTKALDKFLQDEDIIDLRAGFYEKFYTLKQKHSSYKFIKNGKVVSHFAKALRGELLRLCAKYQIQNNQDLLNKLPSNLKIIDIKIQGYKEEFCLEILAD; translated from the coding sequence ATGAAAATACTTTTTGCCCCAAGTGAAGCTAAAAATAAATCCTCAAGCTTTGAAGCTATTAATGAAAAATCATTTATATTTGAAGATTTATTTGCTAAAAGACTTGAAGCTATAAACGCCTATAATGACTTTGTTTTTAACGCAAATTTCGCAGAACTTAGTGAGCTTTTTGGTCTTAAAGAAGAAAAAGAAATACTTAAATTTAAACAAAATATACTCAAACTCCCTACACAAAAGGCTATTCAAAGATATAGCGGGGTAAGTTTTAAGCATTTAGATTATGAAAGCTTAGACATAAGAGCAAAGACCTATATCGATGAGAGCGTTTTAATCTTTTCAAATCTCTTTGGAGCTATTTTAGCAAAGGATAAAATCCCTTTTTATAAATTTAAACAGGGTGCAAAAATCAAAAATTTCGAAATAGAAAAATTTTATAAACAACACTTCACTAAAGCCTTAGATAAGTTTTTGCAAGATGAAGATATCATTGATTTAAGGGCTGGTTTTTATGAAAAATTTTACACCCTTAAGCAAAAACATTCAAGTTATAAATTTATAAAAAATGGCAAGGTTGTTAGTCATTTTGCCAAAGCTTTAAGAGGAGAGCTTTTAAGGCTTTGTGCTAAATATCAAATCCAAAACAATCAAGATTTACTAAACAAGCTCCCTTCAAATTTAAAGATCATAGATATAAAAATTCAAGGATACAAAGAAGAGTTTTGCCTTGAAATTTTAGCTGATTAA